ATATTGAAAGAAAACTAGCTAACTACATTATTTCTAGGGAAAACTTTATTTGCATGCATGTGGTCCTAAACAAAACCGAACAAGTCCACAGTGCAATTTGCCGTGCTGATTTTCAGTGAGGCCATGTAAACTGCAACTCCAACCTCTTATGCGCCTCGATGAAGAGATACAAGCCATCCTGCTTCACACGCCAAGCGCAGAAATTTCTGGAACACCTAGTTGAATCTCTTTTAGCATCAAAGATGTCGAAATGCCCATTTACATTTCCCCAACCCCAACTCATGTCACAAGACAACACAGTGCTAGGGTTGACGTTCCAGGTAAAGTCATGTAAAAATAGAATCGAATGCTGGCTTGGATCCACGCCCGCGGCTTGGCACTGAACATTCAGATTGGTGTTTTTGGCCAAGTCGTTAAAAAGGGTCACTCGAAAATCAGCCATTGAGCTGCATATGGACAGGGACAGTAGAAGGAGAAGCAGAAAACTTAGTGTGTTCATTTTTGTCCTGTTTCAGAACCTTAGAGAAGATGCTTGATCAGATGGTTATTGAAGGGCCCGtatgataaccatttcaattttagtttttattttttatttttttttgctatgtaatagaggaaaaagagagtGATAATGGGAGCgaggatgagattgagagagaggatgagaaggAAGGACGggagggaggagtaacaaaagtaaaaacaatttcaaatagatttcatgttttaatttttgttttcacttttgttactccttcCCATCCTTCTTATCTTCTCTATAAATCTCAtcttcactctcattctcacttctccctctttttactctatactctagcacaaaaaaataaaaactaaaaactaaaattgaactAGTTATCAAATGGCCTGAAATGTTATGCTTCTTTAGCTTCAAGCTTCCTTTAAATAGAAGAGCAGttgtgaaatttgaaaccagCAACTTAAGtttattgaccaaaaaatacACTAATATGGTAACTGATAATTTAGTGGCTACCCCTATATACCTTTACTATTTCATTGGTGTGACAATAGCCTGAATTAaattcattttatatatatactttggGGGGTAATTCGATAGTTAAcccttttttaaaaga
The window above is part of the Prunus dulcis chromosome 1, ALMONDv2, whole genome shotgun sequence genome. Proteins encoded here:
- the LOC117614043 gene encoding S-protein homolog 6-like encodes the protein MLNSSMADFRVTLFNDLAKNTNLNVQCQAAGVDPSQHSILFLHDFTWNVNPSTVLSCDMSWGWGNVNGHFDIFDAKRDSTRCSRNFCAWRVKQDGLYLFIEAHKRLELQFTWPH